CCTATTGCCAGACCCCAAACACAGCTGTGAAATACACCCTCTGGTCTGGTGGTAACTAGCTTGGCAGAAGAACTTCCTAAACAATAAATAGGCAGCTAAGTAGGCAAAGCAGCGATGGGAGCtcaaactattaaaaaagagaatcaTGTAAATTCTCGCTTTGTAAGAATCTCACTCCGTAACACTGAGTGATCTGACCCAGGAAGCTTTTAGCTACTAATACctcaaatgaaacaaagcaaatgagTTCATAACACCACCATCTCTCCTTCCAGCACCTCTGACAGatcattcagttttaaaattagaGAGATTGAAGCCCAGGAAGCTCTGCTTCCTACACATTTTTCAAGGCATTTTCCCAcattctcccttcttcctctaaGCCCCACTAGACTGAcacctcccctccaccccagctAGACTGACAACGTGCAGTCGATCTAAAAAGCAATACACTCTGTAGCAAGAGCCAAAATTCCTACAcaaagggaagaaggagaaatggTAAATATAATGAGATTAACTTCAGCTTTAAGGTTGACCCCTGAGCTCCAAAATGCAACAATTTGCTCACAAGAGCTCAAACAGAAATGCTATCAGACTGACTCTATGACCAACCTGGATAAagccccttttttcccccctatcTCGTATCTCTAGTGAAATCTCTGGCAAGACACAGATTAAACTGTTCTCAGGGGCAGCTCAGGCCCCTGGAGGCAGAAGGAAGATTCTTGCACTGCTTAGAAGCTGAATTAATCTCTTATCTTTCCCACTGGAGAATACTGGGATGCGCCCTAAAAAGCAACGTCAGCCATGCTACAAACTAAACCACTGTGCACTAAAGAGATGATCTATCCACCCGAAGAAAAGATCTGCTCTTTAGGCATCACTGGCTACTTGAAGGGGTAAAATTTTCCTGCTAAGAAATAGCTTACCCGAACAATCTGACCTCTTGAAAGAGGGTAGTCACCCAGCAGGTGAAATATCAGAAGCACTAAAGGTGCAACCTAACTATAAAGACTGTAACAGCAAGAATTTTCTAACAGTGCCTCTGATCCATGACCTAACCAAGGTACCAGAAGGTAACCAGAAATAAGAGAATGAGAGGCAGGATACGTTGAATGTCAGATAGAGAAGTGTTGCAGGGAGATTTCCTTTACTTTCATGAGCTGTCGTCTTTGCTTCATGTTTTCAGCCTCATGCAAGGAGAAAAGGTTTGGCAAGAAGCCTTGTTGCACGAGGCAGCAACTCCAGTCCACTCCTGGGCATCTGGAACGGTTAACAGCATCACAGCATCCAGCGGACTTATAATCATTACTGTCCTCCATTGTAAGCATAGTCGGCCTTGTTGTGCATAATCAACTTGTTGTCCACAAAGTAAAAGCTGTCTGAGCGGGTCTCGTACGGATTTTCAACCATCAGACGGACTGTGAAAGAGAAAGCTCAATTACATTCAAAAGCCTGCCACACTCCACTGGACAGCACGAAGTCAGAGTATAAAAAGGACTGCCACTCTGCTGGATTTACCAGGCTGATGCTCTGCCCTACCCAAGTAAGAGAAGCAAACTGCTCCGCTGAGCATGCTTCAAAAGCTCTGGCCTGCCCCTTCCTATTCTTTCTATTCACAGGACAAGTGCtgtcaaaagcaaacaaagggGGATCGAGTAATCTCACACAAGACGACCTTAGAAACTGTCAGAGCCACCACTAGAGCAGAGCAGCAATCACATCTGTGAGCAGAGAGGTAGCaatctgcaaacaaaaaagcGGTGGCACTCCCGACACGTACAAAGGCGGGGTACAAACTCCACGCCTCCCCCCGCACCTAGGCAGCTACAGAAGGGCCCACATGCTCCTGCTCTATCCACCTCCTGAGGTCAGACATACCCTGCGCAATGTATATTTGCAGAGATCTTGGTAGGCTCAAAAACACACCTCTCGGAGAAGAGCCAGTTCTGTTCCAAAGCAGGAGGCTCAAGCCCTAACAAGCAAGTGCTGAAAACAGATGCATGGCTATGAAGACAACCCTTTTTCAGGGTTCTGTTATCTTCTGGGCTACACTTTTAGGCATCAGACATGTCAGCCCCGTGACTCTGATCAGTTCTTGCAGCCCGTGACTTGACAACACAGGTTGTCTTGggctttcattttcaaaggagaATTTGCAGCACAAATCTGTAATTCAATCAAGATTACACACAGCTTAAACCAGGAACCTGGATCTATTTCTCTGTAtcacccccatccccatcaCAACTTCTTTCACAAgtagagagagggagaaaatgagcatgtgcacagacacaaacaaaacacaactcGGTGTGGGAAAGGAGATACTTACTAAGGTCTTCTGAGAGCTGAGGGAATTCATAAATGTGTTCACATGTGTTCCTGCTACTGGGAATGCAGAAGccaaaatcaaaatcaaagttCTTCAGCAAGCGATCTCGGAAGTAATGTCTCTCAATCATTCGAAAGTTTGACACTGGCTTTTCTCCCACTGTGAATTCCACTCTGTATgcaaaaagtaggaaaaaacagCTAAGACGACGTACCTCTCTTCCTAttgggaagagcagagccttGGACCCAAGACTACACAAGAATCCAACAGATCATTCCAGAAAGAGAGACTTTGATATTTGTAGTGTAAGATGAGTTCTCTCTAGGCTTTGACTCAGTTTTGTGACACTTTGTAAACATCTGATTCTCCCTCCTTTCTATGGACTCATACTCACGTTGCACCAACAGTCCGAAGACGGAGAAATGCTGGGGTGAACTGGTAACGAACAAAGCGGCCTGCACTAGCGTCCAGTTCACTGTTGTCATCGTCATCCTCATCATCTTGCTCTAGAAAACACACCAGCTCAGAGTTATTCTGCTAATAGCATACATGTAAGGTAATACTGGCTAGCGGGTATATCAGGACAAGCTGGCTATTACTTAGGCACTGAACCTAAAGGTGTCTAATAATTAGTCTGAGTTCATACTGGCACTaagtaataaagaaaagatCTGCTATGACAGCTGGTGCAGCCTTGGTGACTCCAGAGCTGAAACTACCCTCAACCTCACAGGATATCCCCGCTCACAAGTGCTAAAGCACATGAAAGACACTTTGTACCACAACCAGCCAACAACGGAAGATTTGCAGTTGATAGTACTCCCCCATGTTACAAAAACCACTTCACATTTTTACGACAACAAGTTTCTTAGCAGAAGTAAACTCAGTCCTATGCTTAAAGGAGAAGAATTTAGTCACCAGGACATATCGAAGGACCTTTCTGCTTGGTTTGCGTGGGTTCTGCGTTGCAACTTCTCAGCTTGGCAAGCCTCTCTACCCTCCCTGCAATGTTAGCGTGACATACCTGaagcagatggctttgcaatttCAAACAGCACTGTTCCAGTTTCAAGGTCCCGGATCTTAAACCTGGTGAAGTCGATGTTGTAAATGTTGTCTTCGGGTTTGCATAAATAatctagaaaagaaagaaaacatatagTAGCATTTCAAAAGATCTCTGAGCAATTaccaaaggaatttttttttttttttattaccaacCCCAGCCCGTTAAGATACATACTGCAAGTTGTTTTGCAGAAGCGTCAGGAAAGCGGGACAAAACTGAGGCTAGAAGAAACAAAGGCACACTAGGTGCCAGGGAGCAGAGCAAGAAAGGGAAGGGATCgggacagaaaagcaaagaccggcagctcagaggaaaaaacaaaaaccccaaaccaaccaaccaaccaaaaaaaaagcgCTCCCCGGCCCGCACTCACTCTCCGTCACCCGGCACAGCCCCAGGACGTGCTCGGGCCGGACGGTCTCCAGCGCCAGCAACTCGGACTCGGTCCACGGCGGCCGCGGCGCCGCGTCGGTCGATCCGCGCCGCCCCCTCAGGCGGCTGAGCGGCCCCCCGGTCCCTGGCGGCGGCTTCTtctccggccccgccgccgccgccgccgccctcgcCTTCGAGCCGCTCatcgccccgccgccgccaagatggccgccgccTCCCTCGGTAGCTATGGGAgcgaggggcggggccgcggcgggtcAGAGGGCGCGGGCGCTGCCTAGCAACGAGAGGGGCCCCGCGAAGCTAAGCAGGGCCCGCCGCGGCCGTGGCCGGAGGGGAGACCAGGCCAACCGTGTCGCGACCCGCGTCGCGACCCGTCGCCCGTGGAGCCCCGACACCGAGCAACCCACCTGGCGGGCGtccccggcccggggcggcAGCACCTCCCTCCCGGGGCTGTGCACAGCGGGGCGGATGGCAGCGGGACACGCCGGGTGGAAAAGCTGGGAGGTACCTGAGGAAAAGAAacgccaaaaaaaacccaaaaaacccaaacaaaatccCCTCCCGGGTGTCCCCCTGAGAGCCCTGGTCTTTTTAGGGAACGGTGGCAAACGCTTTTCAGGAAGCAGCTGTGAGCCGGCGTGGGGATGCCATGGGGCGCGCACCCCactgctgccctgggctggggaccccccgactgctgtccccagggagcagATACCGGACCAGTTCCCCAGCCTGGcgggagggactgggggggggtcccgcagGAGCATCACACCAGGGAAGCGATGCACTTCTTCCCTAAAAGAGGGGCTACCCACCAGGTGCGGTAGGCACTGAAGAGCTGCCAAGAGCCACCTCCAGCCCTTCGGGGAACCGGGGCAAGAACAAGAAACATCCACGTCCTCTTTTCAGGCTTCAACCGACGCTCAAGATGACCGCAAACAGATTTAGAGCAGTGGTTAGTGACGTTCGCTGCTGCTCGCAAGCGGCACGCACCTGCTACTGCCAACCGAATGCTATTTCGAACAAGCCTGCCCACACCGGTGCTCCCAAATCCTCCTCGCTGCATCGGGTTTGGTCCCTCCATCCCGTGCCCTAGGAAGGGCAGACCAAAGACCCAGGCTGTCTGGAAGAACGGCTGCTCTGCGTGGGGCCAGGGTCCCTTGTCCCCCCAGAGCAGGCacctggaggaggaaggagctgctttcaatctgctccagccccagccccttctgACCGCCTCTGACGCAGCTTCAAGCCGAAATCGGGGCAGCTTGCAAAACCCGAGAAGGTAAGTTACATATCTGGTGTTCCTGATCTGAGCAGGAAGCAACAAGGTCCACATCAGCACTTTTTAAGAGGATGTTATACCATTCAACTTGCACTCGATCGCCCAAAACAACCCGCAAGAGAACGCCGGGGCTGTACCGGAGGCAGGCAGTGGCAGGGAGAGGCTCTGGGCTGCAGCAGTGGTGGGATATTAAACTGcatctcggcagagcctgcaGTCCCCTCCGCAGTGCAGTCAAGTCTCGGCCTCCCGCACCACGAGCCGTAAAGCAGAGGGGGCTCCTCTGCCCCCATCGCTAGAAAAGAGGGACCACCTCATCCAAGTGacaatataattttgtttattttcctttaacacACTGCTGGTTAAAACTGCCAGACAGTAGATTTCAGAACATTCCCTCAACCAAACATCctggggaaattaaaaaataaaaccgcTACCAtgtaccaaaaataaaataacccacCCCCACACCCGTCTTCTCCCCCAAACTAGTCCCTGCAAAGCCAATGCAATCAGAAATAGACATCTGTGCTTTTCACCCAGGGCCCAAGCTTGctgcaaaacaaactaaaataaaatgtcactgCAAGTTGTTATAACACAAAGCAATggacagtaaaataaaaaatcctccTTCAAAACCCTTTGTGCTGGTGACAAGTACAGATGGAGATCTCTCCCCACACTGCTTTAGCCTTTACAGACAACTTAGACCTGCAGCTTCAAGTAGTTTGTGATGTGTCCTTAATGCCAATGGCACTACGGAGCAGCGGGACAACCTGCCAACGCTAAAAGCTGCTATGACAATGGGACCCAAACATCACCGTCACCTGCCCAGCATCTCGCAGTCCTGGCCACCGCCTCCTGGCACAAAGCACAAATCCTGCCTCTGCTCTCGTGGTCTCAAGGGCTGCTTTACCAACCTGGCTGCTTCTCGAGTGGGAAAGCCCTGAACACACGCAGCCCCCGTAGAAACTGTGGAAAAACTCAAGCCCCCACTTGCCAGCAAGTTTCCAGACACCGCTTCAATCCAGCACCCTAGCTCAGGAACTGTTATAGTGTGACAGAACAGCCATGGTAGCACAGGCAAGCACATCCCCACTACACATGGCTGGCAACAACTCCAGGGCAGAGATCCTGCGTTTTCTAGATTCACACTCTCCCCAGTTAAACTGGTGCAAGCTGTACTTTGCCCCTTGCCTTGAAATCTCCATCACACAAACTCTTTAGCAGAGACCTCTGATGTTTGCAAAAGATTATTCACGTTTTCTACTCAGCCAGCACTGTTTCTAGGAAGGAGGAAAGCACTTCTGTtctgttgattattttttcttttttttttttttttttttttttaataaagcacttcttgggaaaaaaagaaatcaaaacctATCAATAACCTGCAGTAGCGTCCCACTGATCAGACTTGGGACAGTGCCGCCccatccctccccctcccccatcTTCCCCCCAATCTccaaaaatagtatttaataTACAGCAATAAACTCTGAGCAAGCCAGAGTCCCggaagacatggacctgctttCACCTCTCCCATCCAGCCTAGCACCATTTCAATGCGGCTGCTACTATACTCCTGGGACAAATCCGTTCGGATCCAAGGTGAAACGCAcgtgccccagccctgctgggcaGCGCACAAAGCAGGGGTGCAGCACAGGAGGCCTATTCATGTAATCACATTTCACGAGCCTTCACCGCTCCAGCCTGGTGTTGTGTTTGTGCCGTTGAGAATACTTGTCTGAGCCTATTTGGGACTAGCCAGTGAAGACAGACTGGTGGAACCAggctgacattaaaaaaagcatcCTTGAATTGTATTAGACTTTGGCATTTGTTGTGGAGATGCAGAAGCGCCAGTAGGTAAATTAGCTCagtgctggctcagctcccaTTTCCCTTGGATTCTCAGCAAGGATATTTCCTTCCCTGCCACATAAGTGCAAGAAGCAGACGGATCTCTCCCACATTTGAGCACCAAACAGAGCCTGAAACACTTGGTACTTCACAGCTGCTCAGAATCTGTCTCACATCAAGGGCTGAAGCTGCTCTTGCTggtcctctccctcctcctgctgttttctaTCAAAGACAGGTCTGTTCAGCCCAGACTTCCCATATCAAGACATTTTCCTGGCTGTTGCAACCCCATTTCAACTTAAAGAAAGGCCAAGAGACAAAGCACAGGTCTCTGCTCCCTGTTCAAACCCAAACGGTGCAGTGCAAGCCCTCAGCGAGCGAGTTTGGGGGGCAGGACCCTCCAAGTCACACTCTGCACCCAGAAGCTGTAAGCACCATACGACTACCAGGACCTAGCCATGACTCACTCAGCTTTGAACTGCACAGACACGCAGGCACCAGACTGTCTGGAAGTTCTCCATCCTGCCTTCGGGAGATTTCTGGGGGAGACCAGACCTGAAAGAGCTCTTCCAGTTGTTCTATCCCCTGCTaggctttttttccattgaccTTAAGGGCTGCAACCAAAGATACTTGCTCACAGTCCTCTGCTTCAGCTGTGACCTCCAGAGCTGGCATCCAGGGATACTGAAACAATCCCCAGCTGATCACAAGGGCAGGGAATGCCTGTCCCttaggggaaaaagaaaaaacagctcagaagctcctgaaaaaaaaaaaaaaaaaaaaaaaaaaagctgcttcttcAAATAGACTTTTATTCAAAGCCTGATACAAAGGCACCAAAAAGAGAAGGTAATTCATTTGGCTTTCTGCTCACTGCCACATGGGATACTCAAAAGGGGCAGAGCTGTTGTTATAGTCACAAACACAGAAGAGGCAAATGGCCTGGCTTAAAGGTATGAAAGGAGGGACTGATGAGGGGATAATTAAAATAGGCTTTGGAACCACTACCCTGAGGCTGGATTCAGGCCCAAAACATGATTGATGGTGTCACCTCCCCTTTATGAATTGGAAGCTTTATTAAAATT
This genomic interval from Buteo buteo chromosome 11, bButBut1.hap1.1, whole genome shotgun sequence contains the following:
- the UNC119B gene encoding protein unc-119 homolog B; the protein is MSGSKARAAAAAAGPEKKPPPGTGGPLSRLRGRRGSTDAAPRPPWTESELLALETVRPEHVLGLCRVTENYLCKPEDNIYNIDFTRFKIRDLETGTVLFEIAKPSASEQDDEDDDDNSELDASAGRFVRYQFTPAFLRLRTVGATVEFTVGEKPVSNFRMIERHYFRDRLLKNFDFDFGFCIPSSRNTCEHIYEFPQLSEDLIRLMVENPYETRSDSFYFVDNKLIMHNKADYAYNGGQ